In Artemia franciscana chromosome 4, ASM3288406v1, whole genome shotgun sequence, a single window of DNA contains:
- the LOC136025711 gene encoding craniofacial development protein 2-like, which yields MRANLATAFPALSDGSRLATSSKSELATILSRRHGLNIGCWNLCSIKCSLTQAFVAEEFYLYNLDILCVSETRLNGQMTLDLIAPSGKKAILFNSGSMDGSGLAGVGIIMTPKIASGLLDYEAVSDRIVMARLKGQSNNLTILSVYAPIRDAPDHLKDKFYADLQMTMNKIPQGHPRDRW from the coding sequence ATGAGAGCGAATTTGGCTACGGCATTCCCGGCATTAAGCGATGGGTCGAGGCTGGCGACCTCGTCGAAAAGTGAGCTAGCTACCATACTATCAAGGAGACATGGCCTGAATATCGGCTGCTGGAACCTCTGTTCCATCAAATGTTCACTAACGCAAGCCTTCGTAgctgaagaattttatttatataacctGGACATACTCTGTGTTTCAGAGACAAGATTAAATGGACAAATGACACTTGACCTAATAGCCCCTTCGGGTAAAAAGGCCATACTATTCAATTCTGGCTCAATGGATGGATCCGGCCTCGCAGGAGTGGGAATAATCATGACACCCAAGATCGCATCGGGACTCCTTGACTATGAAGCAGTGTCTGACAGAATTGTGATGGCCCGTTTAAAAGGTCAGAGTAATAACCTGACAATACTATCTGTATATGCCCCTATTCGTGACGCCCCTGACCACTTGAAAGACAAATTCTATGCTGACCTCCAAATGACTATGAACAAAATTCCTCAAGGACATCCTCGTGATCGGTGGTGA